In Nonomuraea sp. NBC_00507, the following are encoded in one genomic region:
- a CDS encoding DinB family protein encodes MTRSERLAEQLDRHWRKNLRPRLDGLTDEEYFWEPVRGCWSIRPRGTSAAPMSAGSGEWTMDFASPDPVPAPVTTIAWRLAHIIVSCLGYRVEWHFGGQDVDFQTFAYAGTADEALKQLDEMYGRWNAGVRELSDADLDNPPTVGPERFPMEGIVLHVNRELIHHGAEISLLRDLYRWQDGAVPRRI; translated from the coding sequence ATGACAAGAAGCGAGCGGCTCGCGGAGCAGCTGGACCGGCACTGGCGCAAGAACCTCCGGCCGCGGCTGGACGGTCTTACCGATGAGGAGTACTTCTGGGAGCCGGTGCGCGGCTGCTGGAGCATCCGGCCACGTGGCACGTCGGCCGCACCGATGTCGGCAGGTTCGGGGGAGTGGACGATGGACTTCGCGTCCCCTGACCCGGTGCCGGCGCCGGTGACCACGATTGCCTGGCGGCTGGCGCACATCATCGTCTCGTGCCTGGGCTATCGGGTCGAATGGCACTTCGGCGGCCAGGACGTCGACTTCCAGACGTTCGCCTACGCGGGGACCGCTGACGAGGCGCTAAAACAGCTCGATGAGATGTATGGGAGATGGAACGCGGGGGTCCGCGAGCTCTCGGACGCTGACCTGGACAATCCGCCCACGGTGGGGCCCGAGCGGTTTCCCATGGAGGGCATCGTCCTGCACGTCAACAGGGAGCTGATCCATCACGGTGCCGAGATTTCTCTGCTGCGCGACCTCTACCGCTGGCAGGACGGAGCCGTACCGCGCCGAATATGA
- a CDS encoding IS3 family transposase — protein sequence MAEEIEKIYRRSGGTYGSPRIFIELVRAGWRISVNTVAQLMVELGLVARVVRRYHRDQHG from the coding sequence CTGGCGGAGGAGATCGAGAAGATCTACCGCCGGTCCGGCGGCACCTATGGCTCGCCGCGCATCTTCATCGAGCTCGTCCGCGCGGGCTGGCGGATCTCGGTGAACACCGTCGCGCAGCTGATGGTCGAGCTGGGCCTGGTCGCCCGGGTGGTGCGGCGATATCACCGAGATCAACACGGGTGA
- a CDS encoding DDE-type integrase/transposase/recombinase yields the protein MTEINTGEGKLYLAQVLDLFSRRVLGYAMGAHHDASLVVAALHMAAATRGGDLAGVIMHSGYTACATSRARSTTNTNAGQARRSHGSRSGQALSLAGWSSPAISFPQLPDGELRKPGVPSGSCEERYEKTALDLKRSRKCSVQNWVLRRGETGKANATRKPSSSASHPCDQLSLLKIVNTCSTSR from the coding sequence ATCACCGAGATCAACACGGGTGAGGGCAAGCTGTATCTGGCCCAGGTGCTGGATCTGTTCTCGCGCCGTGTGCTGGGCTATGCGATGGGCGCCCACCATGACGCGTCGCTGGTGGTGGCCGCGCTGCACATGGCCGCGGCGACCCGCGGCGGCGACCTGGCCGGGGTCATCATGCACAGCGGCTACACAGCGTGTGCGACTTCAAGAGCCCGATCGACTACGAACACGAATGCGGGGCAAGCTCGGCGTTCTCACGGCTCCCGGTCAGGGCAGGCTCTGAGCCTGGCCGGCTGGAGTTCGCCCGCGATCAGCTTCCCGCAACTGCCGGATGGCGAACTGCGGAAGCCCGGAGTGCCGTCGGGATCATGCGAGGAGAGGTACGAGAAGACGGCGCTGGACCTGAAACGCTCTCGAAAGTGTTCAGTCCAGAACTGGGTCCTTCGTCGTGGAGAGACCGGGAAGGCGAACGCGACGCGAAAACCGTCCTCGTCCGCCAGTCATCCGTGTGATCAGTTGTCGCTCCTGAAGATCGTCAATACCTGCAGTACCTCCAGGTAG
- a CDS encoding DUF397 domain-containing protein, whose translation MIDPNWRTSSYTKTDNCVEVADNDPAAVLVRDSKNRGGAVLRFEPEQWAYFLEEIKR comes from the coding sequence ATGATCGATCCGAACTGGCGCACCAGCTCGTACACGAAGACCGACAACTGCGTCGAGGTGGCCGACAACGACCCCGCGGCCGTTTTGGTACGGGACTCCAAGAACAGGGGTGGAGCGGTCCTACGGTTCGAGCCGGAGCAGTGGGCCTACTTTCTGGAGGAGATCAAACGCTGA